The genomic DNA AGGTAAACTCGGCCGACAGGACCTGCAGCACCTGCGTGACCTGCTGGGCCGTGACCTCCTCGCCCTCCGCTGGGGACTCCGGGGCGCAGAGCGTGTACAGGTCGGACGGGTGCGGCGTCAGGAAGACCTTCAGCGTCAGCGCGTCCAGGCCGTTCACTGCCCGTGCGGCGTCCGCGATCGTGTGCTCGGGCACCAGCCCGAGCCCGCTGGCCGCGTCGCCGAACTGCAGGTCTAGGTCGACCAGGACCACCTTGCCCCGAGCAGCCTCTGCCAGCCCGAGCGCCAGGTTCGTGGCGACCGTGGTCTTGCCGCTGCCACCCTTCGGGGACAGGACGGTGATCACCTTCCCGCCTGCGCTGGTGGGCTCCCCGGCGGTGACGTTATCGCGGCGCCGCTGGGTGACCTCCAAGGCGCGTTCGAAGACCTCGCGCACCTCAGCGTCGAGCGCGTCGGGCGCGAGGACGTCGCGCACGCCAGCGCGGAGAGCCCTCTGGTACAGGTCAGGGCTCGGAGGCGCGACGAGGATCACGCTGACCTCCGGGCGCTCGTGGTCGAGCGTCCGTGCGATCGACAGGGCGTCGGCGACCGGGATGTCGGGCCCGACAGCCACGACGTCCGCTCCGCTGTCGACCGCCTGCCTGGCCAGCAGTGCCGAGTCGGCGGCGTCACGGAACCAGCGCAGCTCGCCGTTCAACGTCCCCCCGAAGGCCTGGCGGATGCGCTGCTCGTAGGCGACGTTGGGTGTGGACAGCAGTATCCGTGGTTGGGTCATGGTTCGTTCCCTCGCTGTCGTGACGCGGGCGTCTACTTGTTGTAGACCGTCCCGCGGTGCTGGATCGTGGTGCCGTCCTCCGTGGCGGTCTCGGGCTCGGCCGTCAGCCACACGCGGCCGAATTCCTGCGCGAACACGATGCGCTCGACCGAGGGGGCGTCCACGGCGAGCGTCACCAGCAGGTCGCTACCCGGGACGGGTTCGGGACCGCGGTCTTCGTCGCCCTCTCCGGATCCCCGCGACGCCGTGGTGGGCGCCGCCTGGACCCGGGTGACGAGGACCTTGTGGAGCATCAGGTGGGTCTCGTTGGGGGATTTGGTCCCGGAGCCGTTGACGTCCTCGAAGGGCTCGAACGATGCGACGAGACCGACCGTGTCGCCGGGCCGGAGGTTGCCACCGACCGCCCGCTGCGGCTCCAGCTTGATGGTGACCTCCTGCAGGCCGTCCGGCACCTCGACGCCGGTCTGGCGAGCCAGCACCTCAGGCTCGACGAACCGGGTGGAGACGACCTGTTCACCCGGGACCAGGTCGACGGCCGCGACCTTGCCCTCCAGGTCGGTAACGTCGTCGACGCTGCCGGCGGCCTTCACCTTGGCGGGGACGCGCTTCACCTCGACCCGGGTGGCGAGGTCCTCGGCGCGCGTTCCCTTGGCGATGTCCTGCATGACCACGAGGACGTTGAGCGTCCGCTCACCCGCGAGGGCCCGGTCCTCGGCGGACTTCGCCCAGCCGAGCAGGGTCAACGTCCCGATCGACGCCAGCAGTACCGCGGCGGCGACTCCGACGAACTTGCGGTTCATGCGAGTCTCCTGATCATTTGATGAGGTCGACGGACACGACGCCGTAGTAGGCGCCGCCACTGCCCATGCCACCGAAGGTGACGAAGTCGGTGAACCACCCGCGGACACAGCGGTTGGCCGGGTTGACGCACGCCATGTTGTTGGGGTGGTAGGTGCTGCCACCGAAGTTGAAGCCGGTCGGGCGGAACGCGCCGAACCCGGCGATGTGGAACTCTCCGTTGGCTCCGGACCCACGCCACCCGTCGAAGATCGGCACCAGCAGCGGCGCCGCGCCGGGATTCGCGTCCATCTCGAGGATCTTGTCCTTCAGCTTCTGGTAGCAGTTGGGCCAGGGGTCGTTGATGCGTGCGCCCTCGCCGGTGATGCCGGGCATCCACTCGTCGGCGTCGATGGTCAACGTGCAAGTGGTCGGATCCAGGCTGTAGGTGGAGTGCTCGAGGTCCAGCCACCCGAAGCCACCCTCGTATAGGTCGTCTGTGGTCGGGCACACGATCGGGTTGCTGGGGGTCTTGTAGTAGACGTGGTAGTCGGGAGGGCCGACGAAATCCTCCCCGTTCGACGTGAGGGTGTTGAAGGTGTCGAGGCAGAACGCGAGCGGGAAGATCTCGAGGCTCCCCGGCGTCCGAGCCCACTTCGCGGTGGCCTGGGCCCGCACGGTGGTGGTCGCCGAGTCCTCGCCGAAGATCCACGCGAACCAGTGGGTGAGGAAGCCGTCACCGTTCGAGAGCGTCTCCGTCTCGACGGTGATGTAGCTGTCGACAAGGTTGAGTTCCACGATGCTCGCGGTGGATTCAGCGTCGTTGGCGTTGGCGCTCGCGTAGGAATCCACGGTGTTGTTGAGCTCGAGGCTGGTCAGGCTGCACTCGATGACGCCCTTCGCACAGTCGTAGGCGGCAGCGATGGCAGCGCCGTCGGCGCCGTTCTGGAGCTCGCGACGCTCCTGGTACAGCTGACCGGAATCGACCGAGATCGCAGCGAAGCCGAACACCACCGCCGTCAGCAGCGCCACGATGACCGCGACGGCGCCCTCCTCGTCGTTCAACCGCCGCATCGCATGACTCCGATCCCGTTCAGGGTGATGGGTGACGCCAGCGCGGAGCCTCCGAAGAGGCTCATCAGGCCCGATAGCGGCGTGATGTACGAGAAGTCGTAGGACGCCGTCACGTTCGCCGGCTGCCCGGCACTGCCGGCGCAGTCGGCCGGGTTCAACGCGACGGTGATCTCGTCGGGAGGCAGCGACGGCGCGGCGTCCTTGGTGGTCTGCACCGGATCACCGGTTCCGAGCGCCAGCACCCGAGCGCCCTCACGGGCGGCGCCAGACAGTGAGATGTGGGCGTTGTAGGCGCGCGAGAAGTCGATCATCCCGAAGATCAACAGGAGCAGCATCGGCAGGATGAGCGCGAACTCGACCGCCGCAGCGCCGCGCTCCTGGGTGAGGGGATCCCGGAGTACCACCGTCAGTTCGTCAGTGCGTCGCGGAGATCCGCGTTACTGAAGAGGTCGTTCAGGTTGAGACCGAGCGCGGTGACGGCGCCGACGATGACCACCGCGATGAGCGCGGCGACGAGCGCGTACTCAGCGGACGTCGCACCCGCCT from Actinomycetota bacterium includes the following:
- a CDS encoding AAA family ATPase; its protein translation is MTQPRILLSTPNVAYEQRIRQAFGGTLNGELRWFRDAADSALLARQAVDSGADVVAVGPDIPVADALSIARTLDHERPEVSVILVAPPSPDLYQRALRAGVRDVLAPDALDAEVREVFERALEVTQRRRDNVTAGEPTSAGGKVITVLSPKGGSGKTTVATNLALGLAEAARGKVVLVDLDLQFGDAASGLGLVPEHTIADAARAVNGLDALTLKVFLTPHPSDLYTLCAPESPAEGEEVTAQQVTQVLQVLSAEFTYVIVDTPAGLGEHTLSAVECATDLVLVCSMDVPSVRGLRKEVLALDQLGMSHQTRHFVLNRADSRVGLDAGDVEATVGLPVHVSLSSTRAIPVSVNQGAPVITSEPRSPAARQLRELVGRFAEKPSSDQHGGFPWRRKDRT
- a CDS encoding RcpC/CpaB family pilus assembly protein, with product MNRKFVGVAAAVLLASIGTLTLLGWAKSAEDRALAGERTLNVLVVMQDIAKGTRAEDLATRVEVKRVPAKVKAAGSVDDVTDLEGKVAAVDLVPGEQVVSTRFVEPEVLARQTGVEVPDGLQEVTIKLEPQRAVGGNLRPGDTVGLVASFEPFEDVNGSGTKSPNETHLMLHKVLVTRVQAAPTTASRGSGEGDEDRGPEPVPGSDLLVTLAVDAPSVERIVFAQEFGRVWLTAEPETATEDGTTIQHRGTVYNK
- a CDS encoding pilus assembly protein TadG-related protein, coding for MNDEEGAVAVIVALLTAVVFGFAAISVDSGQLYQERRELQNGADGAAIAAAYDCAKGVIECSLTSLELNNTVDSYASANANDAESTASIVELNLVDSYITVETETLSNGDGFLTHWFAWIFGEDSATTTVRAQATAKWARTPGSLEIFPLAFCLDTFNTLTSNGEDFVGPPDYHVYYKTPSNPIVCPTTDDLYEGGFGWLDLEHSTYSLDPTTCTLTIDADEWMPGITGEGARINDPWPNCYQKLKDKILEMDANPGAAPLLVPIFDGWRGSGANGEFHIAGFGAFRPTGFNFGGSTYHPNNMACVNPANRCVRGWFTDFVTFGGMGSGGAYYGVVSVDLIK
- a CDS encoding pilus assembly protein, whose translation is MVLRDPLTQERGAAAVEFALILPMLLLLIFGMIDFSRAYNAHISLSGAAREGARVLALGTGDPVQTTKDAAPSLPPDEITVALNPADCAGSAGQPANVTASYDFSYITPLSGLMSLFGGSALASPITLNGIGVMRCGG
- a CDS encoding Flp family type IVb pilin, coding for MRLDDEAGATSAEYALVAALIAVVIVGAVTALGLNLNDLFSNADLRDALTN